In Kiritimatiellales bacterium, a genomic segment contains:
- a CDS encoding TetR/AcrR family transcriptional regulator, whose translation MKIFTAKGEQSRKRILNEAIRVFAKKGFAGASVDEIVDAVKVNKRMVYHYFGNKETLFQTALATVYGKLEALEIQTLHPEEPIEKIIGGIVSAYFSFLQDNPEFVHLLLWENLNRGGHLDSMAVPLNKDPMLNLLVEAITISKKNGTVRKDVDPKFLLISLIGNCMVYCSNRYTLSHALRIDLHDPKILNRAKKTVIQLLINGIIPDGKN comes from the coding sequence ATGAAAATTTTTACAGCCAAGGGTGAACAGAGCCGAAAACGTATTTTGAATGAAGCGATCCGGGTTTTCGCAAAAAAAGGATTTGCCGGGGCCAGCGTGGACGAAATTGTTGATGCTGTTAAGGTAAATAAACGCATGGTGTATCACTATTTCGGCAACAAAGAAACGCTGTTTCAAACGGCGCTGGCCACGGTATACGGCAAACTTGAAGCGCTTGAAATCCAGACATTGCATCCGGAAGAACCGATTGAAAAAATTATCGGCGGCATTGTTTCAGCATACTTTTCATTCCTTCAGGATAATCCTGAATTCGTTCATCTGCTTCTCTGGGAAAATCTGAACCGCGGTGGACATCTCGACAGTATGGCGGTGCCGTTAAATAAAGATCCCATGCTGAATCTGCTGGTAGAGGCGATCACCATCAGCAAAAAAAACGGAACCGTCAGAAAAGATGTCGACCCAAAGTTTTTACTAATAAGTTTGATCGGCAACTGTATGGTGTATTGTTCCAATCGGTATACCCTTTCCCACGCACTGCGGATTGATCTGCATGATCCGAAAATATTAAACCGCGCTAAGAAAACTGTGATTCAGCTTTTAATCAACGGTATAATACCGGATGGCAAGAACTAA
- a CDS encoding LamG-like jellyroll fold domain-containing protein, producing MKNMRFFLCLLLLPTEFVLSFQLAFDSEYRITLYKGTNATGPDVIALWQFMPGKETQDSSGNGHTLTLQGAGKFSSNGKFGSCLEGFSGQGRCGATAGYHASLSPVGAFTIELLINPKPELAETKSAYLIDKMAITGQHVQESMRDYMIRLDQKGTEHMITVYLGFGDTGGVSMYRSKAVAFTPGKWYHIAFVYDGNGYGRICVNNKIVGEETHAGREEITPGGRVVAIGERGVAGYAAFPGYIDQVRILNRAVPFGETELIALPAIGSKEWIDIYIDLSGGALTDWTYNRVACPNPKCEQYNQAIQYNAQGTRPKDLDVWSLSEPDIFTCPTCKKSFPGKEFPNTGQLIVRGKKMEFHQSADGKRFFLTPRLRYYKSLHALYTARDLAPLAETRNDPKLARSTLDILLAYAQMYQNNIFRTGRHIAGDKYYGEYYSNELSDDDALTYVTGWPNPANWGKLGHFGDYAWPSRMCETFEKLQATGVVTEEDRIAYKKFIEHMLNYATFAYYKQSGGLGNPSIQCRADIFKAVQTFPDLELHDFVYERDFGQERVLRGADAIHEIFEGVDGMFGLFGRYFYPDGLMHERAPAYQEMILSHLRKLIPEITGYTDPAGYTPSDPEWTRFENLNFGTEAFVQRCMTAPYDLSLPNGKVMPLGDTYHDTLDGIVEGESTVHPSWGVGILRAGTGTNTILTALNWGSTGDGHSHNDMLNIIFWNENQLLMTDLGYVIDRQDIRETWWRATAAAHNTVVVDAVNHPRIDSMGDPIVWAETPQFSTVQARSRHTYPDNQDFRRTLVLVGSTENPQQPRYAVDVFHVAGGKMHDYFLHAQSGIFEPVESFFTENLTLAPLSNQTRTLRDMTTGASSEKSTGYEHITALKTARVENKKVWNAVWDLGGEQNKKLKVFRLPEDSETVWVGLAPGHRYEKTNSSPDLERKMHKLVSRRTGTAPLQSIFTSVIEGYSGNAGRVRQAQRLTVKGNNSPAAVEVETDRGFDIIMAATAPGKMTIENRQITVDGQVAVISYDANRIPRAMMMVDGSQIQAGTAVVNATEATLAGTVTAHPGGVNVDLREEQMASIVVDFEVPSAAVGRTLFMNHAVGNRTVWTIKKVDALGNGATRLTLNLPARHQIKILQNAEENGTAIYPMVLDIAHKDRFFEPGLWCLFGDRWTQVKTVTDNGDTQKITFTVPVANIRQYFGRTYAVSHIGPGDSVSIPGITYWISEE from the coding sequence ATGAAAAATATGAGATTCTTTCTATGTTTATTACTGTTGCCGACTGAATTTGTATTATCGTTCCAGCTCGCATTCGACAGCGAATACCGGATCACCCTGTATAAAGGCACGAATGCCACCGGGCCGGATGTGATTGCATTATGGCAGTTTATGCCCGGCAAAGAAACGCAGGATTCGTCCGGCAACGGACACACGCTCACGCTTCAGGGTGCAGGAAAATTTTCTTCTAATGGAAAATTCGGATCGTGTCTAGAAGGTTTTTCGGGGCAGGGACGCTGCGGCGCCACGGCGGGCTATCATGCTTCCTTATCACCAGTCGGTGCGTTTACCATTGAGCTGCTGATTAATCCCAAGCCGGAGCTTGCAGAAACGAAAAGCGCCTATCTGATTGATAAAATGGCGATCACAGGCCAGCATGTTCAGGAAAGCATGCGCGATTATATGATTCGCCTCGACCAGAAAGGCACGGAGCACATGATCACGGTGTATCTGGGATTCGGTGACACCGGCGGGGTTTCAATGTACCGGTCGAAAGCCGTCGCATTCACTCCCGGGAAATGGTATCATATCGCATTCGTATATGACGGAAACGGATACGGCCGGATTTGTGTGAATAATAAAATTGTCGGCGAAGAAACTCATGCGGGCAGAGAGGAAATTACACCGGGCGGACGCGTTGTTGCAATCGGAGAACGGGGAGTTGCGGGTTATGCGGCGTTTCCCGGATATATTGATCAGGTGAGAATATTAAACCGCGCGGTTCCTTTTGGAGAGACAGAGCTTATCGCTCTGCCGGCGATAGGATCAAAAGAATGGATTGATATCTACATTGATCTATCCGGCGGTGCGCTTACTGATTGGACGTACAACCGGGTGGCATGTCCGAACCCAAAGTGCGAACAATATAATCAGGCGATTCAATATAATGCGCAGGGTACCCGTCCAAAGGATTTGGATGTCTGGTCGCTATCGGAACCCGATATTTTCACCTGTCCAACCTGCAAAAAAAGTTTTCCGGGCAAAGAGTTTCCGAACACCGGGCAGTTAATTGTGCGCGGGAAAAAGATGGAATTTCATCAAAGTGCGGACGGTAAACGGTTTTTCCTCACACCGCGTCTGCGTTATTATAAATCGCTGCACGCATTATACACCGCCAGAGATCTGGCGCCGCTGGCGGAAACCCGTAACGATCCGAAACTGGCGCGCAGCACACTGGATATTTTATTGGCGTACGCCCAGATGTATCAGAATAATATTTTCCGTACCGGACGCCATATCGCCGGCGATAAATATTACGGGGAGTATTATTCCAATGAACTTTCGGACGACGATGCGCTCACGTACGTTACCGGCTGGCCGAATCCGGCCAATTGGGGGAAACTGGGACATTTCGGCGATTACGCCTGGCCGAGCCGGATGTGTGAGACGTTTGAAAAACTTCAGGCGACCGGCGTTGTCACCGAAGAAGACCGGATAGCATATAAAAAATTCATTGAGCACATGCTGAATTACGCCACGTTTGCTTATTATAAACAGTCCGGTGGCTTGGGAAATCCATCCATTCAATGCCGTGCAGATATTTTTAAAGCGGTGCAAACTTTTCCTGATTTGGAACTGCACGATTTTGTGTATGAACGCGATTTCGGTCAGGAGCGGGTGCTGCGCGGCGCCGATGCGATTCACGAAATTTTTGAAGGTGTCGACGGTATGTTCGGCCTGTTCGGCCGGTATTTTTATCCCGACGGGCTGATGCATGAACGCGCGCCGGCGTATCAGGAAATGATTCTTTCACACCTGCGCAAGCTGATTCCCGAGATTACCGGTTATACGGATCCGGCGGGGTATACACCGTCCGATCCGGAATGGACGCGGTTTGAAAACCTGAACTTCGGCACGGAAGCGTTCGTGCAGCGGTGTATGACGGCGCCGTATGATCTGAGTCTGCCGAACGGAAAAGTGATGCCGCTCGGAGATACATATCATGACACGCTGGATGGGATCGTTGAGGGGGAAAGCACGGTGCATCCCAGCTGGGGGGTCGGCATACTGCGCGCCGGAACCGGCACGAATACAATTCTAACCGCGCTGAACTGGGGCAGCACCGGCGACGGCCATTCGCATAACGACATGCTCAACATTATTTTCTGGAATGAAAATCAGCTCCTCATGACGGATTTAGGCTATGTGATCGACCGTCAGGATATCAGAGAAACCTGGTGGCGGGCGACGGCGGCAGCGCACAACACCGTGGTGGTTGATGCGGTGAATCATCCGCGCATTGATTCTATGGGCGACCCCATTGTCTGGGCGGAGACTCCGCAATTTTCCACCGTGCAGGCGCGGTCAAGACACACCTATCCTGATAATCAGGATTTCCGGCGCACACTCGTGCTGGTCGGTTCAACAGAAAATCCGCAGCAGCCGCGCTATGCGGTGGATGTGTTCCACGTCGCCGGCGGGAAAATGCACGACTATTTTCTGCATGCCCAGTCCGGAATTTTTGAACCAGTGGAATCTTTTTTCACCGAAAATCTGACGCTGGCGCCACTGTCCAACCAAACCAGAACGCTGCGGGATATGACGACCGGTGCGAGTTCGGAAAAGTCCACCGGATATGAGCACATCACCGCCCTGAAAACCGCCAGGGTTGAAAACAAAAAAGTGTGGAATGCCGTGTGGGATCTCGGCGGCGAGCAGAACAAAAAACTGAAAGTTTTCCGGCTGCCGGAAGATTCAGAAACAGTGTGGGTCGGGCTGGCGCCGGGACACCGGTATGAGAAGACCAATTCATCGCCGGATCTGGAACGGAAAATGCACAAATTAGTTTCACGGAGAACGGGAACGGCACCGCTGCAGAGTATATTCACCAGTGTGATTGAAGGCTACAGCGGGAATGCCGGACGTGTCCGCCAGGCGCAGCGGCTGACGGTTAAAGGCAATAACTCACCGGCGGCGGTGGAAGTCGAAACGGATCGGGGCTTTGATATTATTATGGCCGCCACAGCTCCCGGAAAAATGACGATTGAGAACCGGCAGATAACCGTGGACGGGCAGGTCGCAGTCATTTCATACGATGCCAACCGGATTCCGCGCGCCATGATGATGGTCGACGGTTCGCAGATTCAGGCGGGAACCGCGGTGGTGAATGCAACGGAAGCAACGCTGGCGGGGACGGTCACCGCTCATCCCGGCGGTGTGAACGTTGATCTGCGTGAAGAACAGATGGCCAGCATTGTGGTGGATTTTGAAGTGCCGTCGGCAGCGGTCGGACGGACGTTGTTCATGAACCATGCCGTCGGAAACCGCACCGTGTGGACGATTAAAAAAGTGGACGCGCTGGGGAACGGCGCAACCCGCCTGACGCTTAATCTGCCGGCGCGGCATCAGATCAAGATATTGCAAAATGCAGAAGAGAACGGCACCGCGATTTATCCGATGGTGCTTGATATTGCGCATAAAGACCGGTTTTTCGAGCCGGGTCTGTGGTGTCTGTTCGGCGACCGGTGGACGCAGGTGAAAACGGTTACAGATAACGGCGACACGCAAAAAATTACATTCACGGTGCCGGTGGCAAATATCCGCCAATATTTTGGCCGGACATATGCGGTGAGCCATATCGGCCCCGGCGACAGCGTCAGCATCCCGGGAATCACTTATTGGATAAGCGAAGAGTAG
- a CDS encoding alpha-L-fucosidase, whose product MGKYKKGDSRWFTEARFGMFIHWGLYALPARGEWILKRELIPAEHYQVYFDLFNPDLFDPKAWAKATREAGMKYFVITAKHHEGFCLWDSKYTDYKVTNTPAGRDLLREVVDAFRAEGLRIGLYYSLIDWHHPDFTIDPVHPLWDHPDREKLNRGRDMKRYTEYMRNQVTELLTEYGEVDILWFDYSYPDRGKGRNEWESEKLIQLIRKLQPDVLIDNRIDLPEAGDITTPEQYTPDAPMRDKDGNPALWEGCQTFSGSWGYHRDETSWKTPKMCIEMLVNHVSRNGNLLMNVGPTARGYIDDRALNCLNGFAEWMRFNSRAIYGCGAAPEEYQAPLDCRYTWNPVTRRLYLHLFAWPFKHIHLPGLAGKVRYAQLLADGSEICFKKESKEVHYNCNISMIEGALTLLLPVSLPTGGEVPVIELIMN is encoded by the coding sequence ATGGGAAAGTATAAAAAAGGTGACAGCCGGTGGTTCACCGAAGCCCGGTTCGGTATGTTTATTCACTGGGGACTTTATGCGCTGCCGGCGCGAGGCGAGTGGATTCTTAAACGTGAACTGATTCCGGCTGAGCACTATCAGGTCTATTTTGATCTGTTTAATCCCGATCTGTTTGATCCCAAAGCCTGGGCCAAAGCGACGCGTGAAGCGGGCATGAAATATTTTGTGATTACAGCCAAACATCACGAAGGATTTTGTCTGTGGGATTCAAAATACACCGATTACAAAGTAACGAACACGCCGGCCGGCCGCGATCTGCTGCGCGAAGTGGTGGACGCATTCCGGGCAGAGGGATTGCGGATCGGACTCTATTATTCACTGATCGACTGGCATCATCCGGACTTTACTATCGATCCGGTACATCCGCTGTGGGATCATCCCGACCGCGAAAAGCTCAATAGAGGCCGCGACATGAAACGGTACACGGAATATATGCGCAATCAGGTGACTGAACTGCTGACGGAATACGGGGAAGTTGACATCCTGTGGTTTGACTATTCTTATCCTGACCGCGGGAAAGGCCGCAATGAGTGGGAATCTGAAAAACTGATCCAGCTGATTCGCAAACTCCAGCCTGATGTGCTGATCGACAACCGGATCGACCTGCCTGAAGCCGGTGACATCACAACGCCTGAGCAGTATACGCCGGACGCACCGATGCGCGACAAAGACGGCAATCCGGCGCTGTGGGAAGGGTGCCAGACCTTTTCGGGATCCTGGGGATACCACCGCGATGAAACCAGCTGGAAGACACCGAAGATGTGTATTGAAATGCTGGTCAATCATGTGTCACGCAACGGAAACCTGCTGATGAATGTCGGCCCGACCGCGCGCGGTTATATTGACGACCGGGCGTTAAACTGTCTGAACGGATTCGCCGAATGGATGCGTTTTAATTCCCGTGCAATTTACGGCTGCGGTGCCGCGCCGGAAGAATATCAGGCGCCGCTTGACTGCCGTTACACATGGAACCCGGTGACCCGCCGGCTTTATCTGCATCTTTTCGCCTGGCCGTTCAAACACATCCACCTGCCCGGACTGGCGGGAAAAGTGCGCTATGCACAACTGCTGGCGGACGGCAGTGAGATCTGTTTCAAAAAGGAAAGCAAAGAGGTGCATTATAACTGCAACATCAGCATGATCGAAGGCGCTTTAACGCTGCTGCTGCCGGTGTCGCTGCCCACCGGCGGTGAAGTTCCGGTCATTGAACTGATTATGAATTAA
- a CDS encoding PEP-CTERM sorting domain-containing protein (PEP-CTERM proteins occur, often in large numbers, in the proteomes of bacteria that also encode an exosortase, a predicted intramembrane cysteine proteinase. The presence of a PEP-CTERM domain at a protein's C-terminus predicts cleavage within the sorting domain, followed by covalent anchoring to some some component of the (usually Gram-negative) cell surface. Many PEP-CTERM proteins exhibit an unusual sequence composition that includes large numbers of potential glycosylation sites. Expression of one such protein has been shown restore the ability of a bacterium to form floc, a type of biofilm.), translating to MKRAITSIIVTVSLLASGLHAAEYIWNGSVNGDWADINNWEASGIPVTDANGSVINAANTIRIKTGNFAPTINVPTFASSHNVNLTTPIFIIEGGASLSMASYDANSYIGATDMTAVTVEPGGSLMWTVATSLTFGRNAGVQTYNINGTFTVSTPRLNLGYQVGALSHINLDGGTFISTGTEIYTTRSTFASAGDFNRITLDNGSQFINQGIFRMAGEAEGAYQTVQFDIKDTASSITFKLSKNAVRDFATYASVTNSFGEFFISSTLGNDALRAIDNGDDTVTVIAVPEPGTISIFLISGMTLMIYRRRIHH from the coding sequence ATGAAGAGAGCGATTACAAGTATAATAGTGACGGTGTCATTGCTGGCATCGGGCCTACATGCCGCAGAATATATCTGGAACGGCAGTGTTAACGGCGACTGGGCCGACATAAATAACTGGGAAGCGAGTGGAATCCCCGTGACGGATGCAAACGGCTCTGTTATCAACGCCGCCAATACGATTCGAATTAAAACCGGAAATTTTGCCCCCACAATCAATGTTCCCACATTTGCCAGCAGTCACAATGTCAATTTGACTACACCGATATTCATCATTGAGGGCGGGGCATCACTAAGCATGGCTTCGTATGATGCCAACTCTTACATTGGCGCGACCGATATGACCGCTGTGACGGTGGAACCCGGTGGTTCATTAATGTGGACAGTAGCTACGTCGCTTACCTTCGGGCGAAATGCCGGTGTGCAAACATATAATATCAACGGGACATTCACAGTGTCTACTCCTCGGTTGAATTTAGGATATCAGGTCGGAGCTCTTTCACATATAAATTTAGACGGGGGAACATTTATATCAACCGGCACCGAAATTTACACAACCAGAAGCACGTTTGCTTCAGCCGGAGATTTTAACCGGATTACTCTTGATAACGGATCTCAGTTTATTAACCAGGGAATATTCCGCATGGCAGGAGAAGCGGAAGGGGCTTATCAAACCGTGCAATTTGATATAAAAGACACAGCCAGCAGTATCACATTTAAACTGTCAAAAAATGCAGTGAGAGACTTTGCTACTTATGCTTCTGTAACAAACAGCTTCGGTGAATTCTTTATCAGTTCAACGCTGGGGAATGACGCATTGCGTGCCATTGATAATGGTGATGACACCGTGACCGTCATCGCAGTTCCTGAGCCGGGAACGATTTCAATATTCCTGATTTCAGGGATGACACTGATGATCTATCGCCGGCGTATTCATCATTAA
- a CDS encoding MFS transporter translates to MFKRREKKLQLSPDQEDLCGHITDKNILNRDRIKFGIASIMYQSEESAFGPVHNVIIRAMGGTDIAQGILFAGMSQSQSVTQWIGSLLLRFYGSNRKAMNISLLGGAIASALLAVTMVLANILPAYMGVYLVLYIAFVFGLSGTTGMQLNVETNWIGDLTPTRLRGWFTSMKWIIAVLGGMIMLVFFGRIADWRPGFLTYMFLFIYMTITTLIAMFLMSTVTDRKPKTTVFFGKKDNPDRVNYRNPYLWRYIWFFLCWSGGRTMFWSFTTLYMIDYFGMTLSKIVPVLLISNVVSIVMLYLMGNLTDKIGTRKPLMIISGSVACSMLLWLVSAWAGLAAIIVFQVINGAAGHTHSMLSINFGLEVLPEKGRAAYFAFARILIGAGIMLFVSLGGCVMHSLRGWETTLFGSVVNHYHLYFLGCAVFSFSSVIPLMLSKPANKIDDCQPA, encoded by the coding sequence ATGTTTAAACGCAGAGAGAAAAAACTGCAGCTTTCCCCGGATCAGGAGGATTTGTGCGGACATATTACGGATAAGAATATTTTAAACCGGGACCGGATTAAATTCGGGATCGCCTCGATTATGTATCAAAGTGAGGAGAGCGCGTTTGGCCCGGTTCATAATGTGATTATCCGCGCAATGGGCGGGACGGATATCGCGCAGGGAATTTTGTTTGCCGGCATGAGCCAGTCGCAATCCGTTACGCAGTGGATCGGTTCGCTGCTGCTGCGGTTCTACGGATCAAACCGGAAGGCGATGAATATCTCGCTGCTCGGCGGTGCAATTGCCAGTGCGCTGCTGGCGGTGACGATGGTGCTGGCGAATATTCTGCCGGCGTACATGGGCGTGTATCTGGTACTCTATATTGCGTTTGTGTTCGGACTTTCCGGCACCACCGGCATGCAGTTGAATGTGGAAACCAACTGGATCGGCGATTTAACACCGACCCGTCTGCGCGGCTGGTTTACCAGCATGAAGTGGATTATTGCCGTCCTCGGCGGAATGATCATGCTGGTGTTTTTTGGACGGATTGCTGATTGGCGTCCCGGATTTTTAACCTATATGTTCCTTTTCATTTACATGACCATCACGACGCTCATCGCGATGTTCCTGATGTCCACCGTGACTGACCGGAAGCCGAAGACGACGGTGTTTTTCGGTAAAAAAGATAACCCGGATCGCGTGAATTACCGCAATCCTTATTTGTGGCGCTACATCTGGTTTTTCCTGTGCTGGTCAGGCGGGCGAACCATGTTCTGGAGTTTTACTACGTTGTATATGATCGACTATTTTGGCATGACTCTCAGCAAGATTGTGCCCGTTCTGCTGATCTCCAATGTCGTCAGCATTGTGATGCTGTATTTGATGGGAAATCTGACGGACAAAATCGGAACGCGCAAACCGTTGATGATCATTTCCGGCAGCGTCGCCTGTTCCATGCTGCTCTGGCTCGTATCCGCCTGGGCCGGATTGGCTGCCATTATTGTCTTCCAGGTGATCAACGGCGCGGCGGGACATACGCACTCGATGCTCAGTATTAATTTCGGCCTGGAAGTGCTGCCGGAAAAAGGCCGCGCGGCCTATTTCGCCTTCGCCCGCATTTTAATCGGCGCGGGAATTATGCTGTTCGTATCGCTCGGTGGATGTGTGATGCATTCACTGCGCGGCTGGGAAACCACATTGTTCGGCAGCGTGGTTAATCATTATCACCTGTACTTTCTCGGCTGTGCGGTGTTTTCTTTCAGCAGTGTAATTCCGCTGATGCTGAGCAAACCGGCGAACAAGATCGATGACTGTCAACCGGCCTGA
- a CDS encoding Gfo/Idh/MocA family oxidoreductase: MYKAAIIGISGYGNVHYTELKREAENGAAVIAAAAVINQDEEKEKCDWLRSQGAELFTDYHEMLNRFRDQIDICFIPTGIALHAEMSIAAMRAGANVYVEKPIAATIQEVREIQQVSRETGKFVAVGYQFIYQPGIHQIKQLLLDGVLGELKSFKGRATTLRNSAYYARNHWAGKLKANGRWVLDSPFNNAHAHYLHLLCFFAGKEFGNAAEIKTVQAELYKANAIENADTACMRIETAGGAPICFYSTQACSVSRLPDLMITGEKGRLILDIASPEAVIELNDGTVRTLPRTPVKEHYRHLFDALCRRLADPAAFICDLDIAVSQTLCCNGAHESSAVHAIPSQYKSKKKEESGAMHIEIENIEQIIDRAFDEEKLFSELDVDWAQPGIRVPMTGYEQFTGGNTGE, translated from the coding sequence ATGTATAAAGCGGCCATCATTGGAATCTCCGGCTACGGCAACGTTCATTACACCGAATTAAAACGCGAAGCGGAAAACGGCGCGGCGGTGATCGCCGCCGCCGCCGTGATTAATCAGGACGAAGAAAAGGAAAAGTGCGACTGGCTGCGCAGCCAAGGCGCGGAATTATTCACCGATTATCATGAAATGCTGAACCGCTTCCGCGATCAGATTGATATTTGTTTTATTCCCACCGGCATTGCACTGCACGCTGAAATGAGCATCGCCGCCATGCGCGCCGGCGCGAATGTGTATGTTGAAAAACCCATTGCGGCCACCATTCAGGAAGTGCGGGAAATTCAACAGGTTTCGCGGGAAACCGGAAAATTTGTGGCGGTGGGATATCAGTTTATTTATCAACCGGGTATTCATCAGATAAAACAACTGCTGCTCGACGGTGTACTCGGCGAATTAAAAAGTTTCAAAGGCCGCGCAACAACACTGCGCAACAGTGCGTATTATGCGCGCAACCACTGGGCGGGAAAATTGAAAGCAAACGGACGGTGGGTGCTGGACAGTCCGTTTAATAATGCCCATGCACATTATCTGCATCTGCTTTGCTTTTTCGCCGGAAAAGAATTTGGAAACGCTGCGGAAATTAAAACGGTGCAGGCGGAACTGTATAAAGCGAACGCGATTGAAAATGCCGACACCGCCTGTATGCGCATTGAAACTGCCGGCGGTGCGCCGATCTGTTTCTATTCCACTCAGGCGTGTTCCGTCAGCCGTCTGCCGGATTTGATGATCACGGGAGAAAAAGGGCGGCTGATCCTGGATATTGCCAGCCCGGAAGCGGTGATTGAACTGAATGACGGAACCGTACGTACGCTGCCGCGCACACCGGTTAAAGAGCATTATCGTCATTTGTTTGATGCCCTGTGCCGGCGGCTGGCGGATCCAGCGGCGTTTATCTGCGATCTGGATATTGCCGTCTCGCAAACGCTGTGTTGCAACGGTGCGCATGAATCGTCGGCGGTTCATGCGATTCCGTCGCAGTATAAATCGAAAAAAAAAGAAGAATCCGGCGCGATGCATATTGAAATTGAAAATATCGAGCAGATCATCGACCGGGCATTCGACGAAGAAAAACTGTTCAGTGAGCTGGATGTCGACTGGGCGCAGCCCGGAATCCGCGTACCGATGACCGGCTATGAACAATTCACCGGCGGTAACACCGGCGAATAA
- a CDS encoding sugar phosphate isomerase/epimerase family protein: MIKPGMCSVTFRDRTVEEVIQLTAEAGLAGIEWGGDRHVPISDIQQAVQIGKLTREAGLTVAGYGSYYSAFDLPDTPPAECEPVVKTAAALGSPSIRIWAGSLKMKKTKAYFDTVVQQSRRIADVAQAAGIKVGFEFHPGTFTETIEGTVELLDAAMHPNLYVYWQPRHADNLAERRRQIEILKSKGRLLNLHVYHWDNPPEYSRFPLESGEAFWPACFQAADEPGTERFAFIEFVRNDDVGQFRSDAAVLKKWLNN; encoded by the coding sequence ATGATTAAGCCGGGAATGTGTTCCGTTACGTTTCGCGACAGGACGGTGGAAGAGGTTATTCAACTGACTGCAGAGGCCGGCCTTGCCGGCATTGAGTGGGGCGGAGACCGGCATGTTCCCATCAGCGATATTCAGCAAGCTGTACAGATTGGAAAATTGACACGTGAAGCCGGCCTGACGGTGGCCGGATACGGATCGTATTATTCCGCCTTTGATCTTCCGGACACTCCGCCGGCGGAGTGTGAACCGGTAGTAAAAACTGCCGCCGCTCTCGGCTCACCGTCGATTCGTATCTGGGCCGGGTCGTTGAAAATGAAAAAAACAAAAGCATATTTCGACACCGTGGTTCAGCAGAGCCGGCGGATCGCCGATGTTGCGCAGGCCGCCGGTATAAAAGTCGGATTCGAATTTCACCCCGGAACGTTCACTGAAACAATCGAAGGGACGGTGGAATTGCTGGACGCGGCGATGCATCCGAATCTGTATGTCTACTGGCAGCCGCGGCATGCGGATAATCTTGCAGAACGGCGGCGGCAGATTGAGATATTGAAAAGCAAAGGCCGGCTTTTAAACCTGCACGTTTATCATTGGGATAATCCGCCGGAATACAGCCGTTTCCCGCTGGAATCCGGCGAAGCCTTCTGGCCGGCCTGCTTTCAGGCGGCTGACGAACCGGGCACAGAACGTTTTGCATTTATTGAATTTGTACGCAACGATGATGTCGGTCAGTTCCGGAGCGATGCTGCTGTCCTTAAAAAATGGCTCAACAATTGA